From the genome of Flavipsychrobacter sp., one region includes:
- a CDS encoding DUF4407 domain-containing protein: MANLKRNNLLLYPKRLIDLIGIDYRILLKTKSKVIYRFYFTGFLVLFVVALSLVSVFYAFELLFHRWFVEFALSSFFSILLLFMYLLIINTFSKQGGKDEHEDDKVITDRRRKVSDIFKLPQLLRLSFIGFMGFIISVPINIYFFQNSVDSEMAAFKQELIANFENRIVSLDEHEVIELKKRKDFYEKQYSLGVNAVKEPISRIEQKLNDVRNKQNQLVGQVRNEVYSAYFFVQRINIIYSSQLVSYLISFLIISIFILPILLIYFISNDNDYYALKRKYANELIDFHSVATNEKYINIFKEKFDVRISKRYTAKEDPFNRRFEQKVNTQSDFQKDFINNQSEL, encoded by the coding sequence ATGGCAAATTTAAAAAGAAACAATTTGCTGTTATATCCTAAAAGGTTAATTGATCTTATAGGTATAGATTACAGAATATTACTAAAAACGAAAAGTAAGGTTATTTACCGTTTTTATTTTACAGGATTCCTTGTGTTGTTTGTTGTAGCCTTGAGTCTTGTTTCTGTTTTTTATGCTTTCGAATTGCTTTTTCATAGATGGTTTGTAGAATTTGCTTTGTCCAGCTTTTTTTCAATTCTATTACTGTTTATGTACCTGCTCATTATAAATACGTTTTCAAAGCAAGGCGGCAAAGATGAGCATGAAGATGATAAAGTTATTACAGATAGGAGAAGAAAAGTATCTGATATTTTTAAACTCCCTCAGCTTCTTCGTTTAAGTTTTATAGGGTTCATGGGGTTTATAATATCAGTACCAATAAATATCTATTTTTTTCAGAATAGTGTGGATTCTGAAATGGCGGCATTTAAACAAGAACTTATAGCAAATTTTGAAAATAGAATCGTGTCATTAGATGAACACGAAGTAATTGAACTCAAAAAAAGAAAAGATTTTTACGAAAAACAATATAGCCTAGGAGTTAACGCCGTAAAAGAGCCTATATCAAGAATTGAACAAAAGTTAAATGATGTTCGTAACAAACAAAATCAATTAGTTGGTCAAGTTCGTAATGAAGTATATTCTGCGTATTTTTTTGTTCAAAGAATAAATATTATCTATTCTTCGCAGTTAGTCTCATACCTGATATCATTTCTCATCATATCAATATTTATTCTGCCAATACTTCTTATATACTTTATCTCTAATGATAACGACTATTATGCATTGAAACGCAAGTATGCTAATGAGCTTATTGACTTTCATAGTGTTGCTACTAATGAGAAGTATATAAATATATTTAAAGAAAAGTTTGATGTAAGAATATCGAAAAGATATACGGCAAAAGAAGATCCCTTTAACAGAAGATTTGAGCAAAAGGTAAATACTCAATCAGATTTTCAAAAAGATTTTATCAATAATCAAAGTGAACTTTAA
- a CDS encoding T9SS type A sorting domain-containing protein has product MKKILLLIGLAAIANGAKAEDHNHSYEFSVFQNYRHYKMADVNAINKTHQQVAAAFPGWGAEVDKLNSTVNDMFGTALVVPGSNNADKAYQLMNGRLKQLGINPSEWTTTRNKDYGHVSYVDFKQAIDGREVVFSKLSFRFTPTGELVRVKMHSFAQPEAGVAPTMSSNDALKSTALTTELHDIAVTSKNVDANWVWFPVPSQTGYTMRPAYKFDVIGTFKVDEFPVILEGYVDAQTGELLYRMNNVQETFEVKVQAEVYKTSRNNPLTMEPMADMRITVGGSSMNTDATGSAIFGSLNAPQTATMELRGPWSRVRQGSSGGPTPSATMAFSNASNTYTFTTAGSANVSDINAFYHVNVIHDFMKKYLPTFTGMDFSLPTNTDLTNSTCNAFYNGSSINFYAASGNCRSFAEVGDIVYHEYGHGINREYYGDNGAGAMRNGSLNEGYADIWALGISQDGIVGDGSYITGGQIRTYVGAPKVYPNDILGEVHADGEIIAGAWWDVSINIGSVDTMIQIFSKGYTDLPDGPLGTEGKIYHEVLISALMDDDNDANLSNGTPHFKEIAEAFARHGIFLTSDASLLHNEVAHQAQGSAVTINTSLTLTNPAFFQDLKLIYRQRGQNWDTVSMSNTTGNNYTGQIPAQAHGTVVEYYFAIYDFLNTPSYTIPDRYNPNPAQSQQVTLPYQFAVGVNQRIKVDFETTEPDWQLGVQNDNATGGVWVQEVPVRSTTSSNYGGFEVQIGQDHTSGSGKCMVTGNAGSQFVSAGTADVDGGRTTLQSAVYDLSGFYDPIVEYYRYYTNDVAGSTPSNVRSDYWHVQINNTLGFIWRDVELTYQSDRRWRRKVFKVSEYYPGAEKIQMRFIASDLVTTRPNDGQNLVEAAVDDFFIYDGAPTSIANSPEQLRAKVYPSPADQQVTITVPNSGNGTLQLLDITGRVMSTQQMQAGKSSYTINTANLVSGTYMVLLQTDKAIQNTKVVVNHQ; this is encoded by the coding sequence ATGAAGAAAATATTATTACTAATTGGCTTAGCTGCCATTGCTAATGGAGCCAAAGCCGAAGATCACAACCACTCGTACGAGTTTTCTGTATTTCAGAACTACAGACATTACAAAATGGCAGATGTTAATGCCATCAATAAAACACACCAACAGGTAGCAGCTGCTTTCCCTGGTTGGGGTGCAGAGGTTGATAAGCTTAACAGTACAGTAAACGATATGTTTGGTACAGCCTTGGTGGTGCCTGGTAGCAATAATGCAGATAAAGCTTACCAGCTAATGAATGGCAGGTTGAAGCAATTAGGCATTAATCCGAGTGAGTGGACCACTACTCGTAATAAAGATTATGGTCATGTGTCTTATGTTGATTTTAAACAAGCTATTGATGGGCGTGAGGTGGTATTCTCTAAGTTGTCTTTCCGTTTCACACCTACAGGCGAGCTTGTAAGAGTGAAAATGCACAGTTTTGCGCAGCCCGAAGCAGGTGTAGCGCCTACCATGAGTAGCAACGATGCTTTAAAGTCTACAGCTCTTACTACTGAGCTACATGATATTGCAGTTACTTCTAAGAATGTAGATGCTAACTGGGTATGGTTTCCCGTACCATCTCAAACAGGGTATACAATGCGCCCTGCATACAAATTTGACGTGATAGGAACCTTTAAGGTAGATGAGTTCCCTGTAATATTGGAAGGTTATGTAGATGCACAAACTGGTGAGCTGCTATATCGTATGAATAACGTACAGGAGACCTTTGAGGTAAAGGTTCAGGCAGAGGTGTACAAAACATCTAGAAATAACCCGCTTACTATGGAGCCTATGGCTGATATGAGAATCACGGTAGGTGGTTCTAGTATGAACACTGATGCGACAGGTTCAGCTATATTTGGTTCTTTGAACGCACCACAAACGGCAACAATGGAGTTGAGAGGCCCATGGTCAAGAGTTCGTCAAGGTAGTAGTGGAGGCCCTACGCCATCAGCTACAATGGCTTTTAGCAATGCAAGTAATACTTATACATTCACTACTGCAGGTAGTGCTAATGTCAGTGATATTAATGCTTTTTATCACGTAAACGTGATACATGACTTCATGAAAAAATACCTACCAACATTCACTGGTATGGATTTTTCATTGCCAACCAATACAGATCTGACCAATAGTACTTGTAATGCGTTTTACAACGGAAGTTCTATCAATTTCTATGCAGCATCTGGCAACTGTCGTTCGTTTGCAGAAGTAGGTGATATCGTTTACCACGAGTATGGTCATGGTATCAACCGTGAATACTATGGTGATAATGGTGCAGGTGCTATGCGCAACGGTTCTCTAAATGAAGGATATGCAGATATTTGGGCATTAGGTATCAGTCAAGATGGTATTGTAGGAGACGGTTCATATATCACTGGTGGACAAATAAGAACATATGTAGGTGCGCCTAAGGTGTATCCTAACGATATATTAGGAGAGGTTCATGCTGATGGGGAGATCATTGCCGGAGCATGGTGGGATGTATCTATAAACATCGGTAGTGTAGATACAATGATTCAAATATTCTCAAAAGGATATACGGACTTGCCTGATGGTCCTTTAGGCACAGAAGGTAAGATATACCACGAGGTATTGATCAGTGCTTTGATGGATGATGATAACGATGCTAATTTGAGCAATGGTACCCCTCACTTCAAAGAGATAGCAGAAGCTTTTGCACGTCACGGTATATTCCTTACTAGCGATGCTAGTTTGCTACACAACGAGGTAGCGCACCAAGCGCAGGGTAGTGCAGTTACTATCAATACATCATTGACGCTAACTAACCCTGCATTCTTCCAAGATCTGAAATTGATCTACCGCCAACGCGGGCAAAACTGGGATACCGTTTCAATGAGTAATACTACAGGTAATAACTACACTGGTCAAATACCAGCGCAAGCACATGGTACAGTAGTAGAGTATTATTTTGCTATATACGATTTCTTAAATACACCTTCATATACTATACCTGATAGGTACAATCCTAATCCTGCTCAATCGCAGCAGGTGACATTGCCTTATCAGTTTGCAGTAGGTGTAAATCAGAGAATAAAAGTAGACTTTGAAACGACGGAGCCTGATTGGCAACTTGGCGTTCAGAACGACAATGCAACTGGTGGTGTTTGGGTACAGGAAGTTCCTGTTCGTTCTACAACATCTAGTAACTATGGTGGTTTTGAAGTACAAATTGGTCAGGACCATACTTCAGGTAGTGGCAAATGTATGGTAACTGGTAATGCTGGTTCTCAGTTTGTAAGTGCTGGTACTGCTGATGTAGATGGAGGACGTACTACATTACAATCTGCGGTGTATGATCTTTCTGGTTTTTACGATCCTATAGTAGAGTATTATAGATACTATACTAACGATGTTGCAGGAAGCACGCCAAGTAATGTTCGTTCTGACTACTGGCATGTACAGATCAACAATACACTAGGTTTTATTTGGAGAGACGTGGAATTGACTTACCAGTCAGATCGTAGATGGAGAAGAAAAGTCTTCAAAGTAAGTGAATATTACCCTGGTGCAGAGAAAATTCAAATGCGTTTTATTGCTTCAGACTTAGTTACTACCCGCCCTAACGACGGACAGAATCTGGTAGAAGCTGCAGTAGATGATTTCTTCATTTATGATGGCGCACCTACTAGCATTGCCAATAGCCCTGAGCAATTGAGAGCTAAGGTATATCCTAGTCCTGCTGACCAGCAGGTGACCATTACAGTGCCTAATAGTGGTAATGGAACCTTACAGTTGTTAGATATTACAGGTCGTGTAATGTCAACACAGCAAATGCAAGCTGGTAAGAGCAGCTATACAATAAACACAGCAAACTTAGTTAGTGGTACATATATGGTGCTATTGCAAACAGATAAAGCAATACAGAATACTAAAGTGGTGGTAAACCACCAATAA
- a CDS encoding DnaJ domain-containing protein gives MNFNKDHYSVLGVGKSATKEEIKAAYRALVKKNHPDKNKEDSTSEDKIKEINEAYGILGNEVNRHIYDEYLKGSYADEQVEEDEPNVTYKKSKVKVNKEYRTYLKGTIIVKYKGDRILKGFSDLPWNSDFLLDPIDVYAVVKQEDIYSYDKLTTHFKKAFSETKLFKVPLPQPIRTTIITKEGQKFYNIKILDIKVASPKIMDVVYEGNSSYGTIRGDFYGYVVENKKEYKEKYTKECFGETGNIEEKEDRQYEYIRKEYFHKDCSSYWGPWERIRKVNKTTDTLSFNSGCSGHFGNIPVWLSLFLGLFILIIKFKTVGLIVATIAFLLLIVLLGTVVAIVAEYIGYLLIVVLIIIGLRGCLTDKVMPAPPSAPSNDSITVSETVHTDKRKKVVDTLITHRINWRSYDDNDYQIDLTVSRKKMNIAVLRHANIDVQVFKEEDIGNVYKQLSETDNTNLSYVYSAFDSIRVQNSLDRFDFANLMVSCVQNIPFYIVLEGDCNKDDYSDEYVQWYLSHCVSECCIGHQKYGVRSPIEFLGDMKGDCDTRSLLLYNLFRKFDYDVALLVSAHYQHALIAVNLEGVQPNGVVAVNIDGKKYYLWETTDTGFEAGNIPIHMANMSYWKIALLSNQINN, from the coding sequence GTGAACTTTAACAAGGATCATTATAGCGTACTAGGGGTAGGGAAATCTGCTACAAAAGAAGAAATAAAGGCTGCCTATAGAGCTCTTGTTAAAAAAAATCACCCAGATAAAAACAAAGAAGACTCTACTTCAGAAGATAAAATAAAAGAAATCAATGAGGCGTATGGTATTTTAGGTAATGAAGTGAATAGGCACATTTATGATGAGTATTTAAAAGGTAGTTATGCAGATGAGCAAGTAGAAGAAGATGAACCTAATGTTACGTATAAGAAAAGTAAAGTAAAGGTAAATAAGGAGTATCGTACCTATTTAAAAGGGACTATAATTGTAAAATACAAAGGTGATCGAATTTTAAAAGGTTTTTCTGATTTGCCATGGAATTCAGACTTCCTTCTTGATCCAATAGATGTCTATGCAGTAGTAAAACAAGAAGATATATATTCATATGATAAATTAACTACGCATTTTAAAAAGGCCTTTAGTGAAACCAAGTTGTTCAAGGTTCCGCTACCTCAACCTATCAGAACAACAATTATTACTAAAGAAGGGCAAAAGTTCTACAATATTAAAATACTTGATATTAAAGTTGCTAGCCCTAAAATAATGGATGTAGTATATGAAGGGAATAGTAGTTATGGTACAATAAGAGGTGATTTTTATGGGTATGTTGTAGAGAATAAAAAGGAGTATAAAGAGAAATACACTAAAGAGTGTTTTGGTGAAACAGGCAATATAGAAGAAAAAGAAGATAGACAGTATGAATACATACGTAAAGAATATTTCCATAAAGATTGCTCAAGCTACTGGGGCCCGTGGGAGCGCATAAGGAAGGTAAATAAAACAACCGATACATTAAGTTTTAATAGCGGTTGTTCTGGACATTTTGGTAATATACCTGTCTGGCTTTCTTTGTTTTTAGGTCTATTTATCTTGATAATTAAGTTTAAAACAGTAGGGTTAATTGTAGCAACTATTGCTTTCTTACTATTGATAGTCTTGCTTGGAACAGTTGTAGCTATAGTCGCTGAATACATTGGATATTTATTGATTGTTGTCTTAATAATTATCGGATTAAGAGGGTGCCTAACAGATAAAGTAATGCCTGCACCACCATCAGCTCCTAGCAATGATAGTATTACTGTGTCTGAAACTGTACATACAGATAAGAGGAAAAAAGTTGTTGATACCTTAATAACACATCGAATTAACTGGAGGTCTTATGACGATAATGATTACCAGATTGACTTAACTGTTTCTAGAAAAAAAATGAATATAGCAGTGTTAAGACATGCAAATATTGATGTTCAGGTATTCAAAGAAGAAGATATAGGTAATGTTTACAAACAGCTTTCTGAAACAGATAATACAAACTTAAGTTATGTATATAGTGCATTTGATAGCATTAGAGTACAGAACTCTCTCGATAGGTTTGATTTTGCAAATCTTATGGTTTCTTGCGTACAAAACATTCCGTTTTATATTGTTCTAGAAGGTGATTGTAATAAGGATGATTATAGTGATGAATATGTACAATGGTATTTGTCTCATTGCGTAAGTGAATGTTGTATAGGTCACCAGAAATATGGAGTACGATCGCCAATAGAGTTTTTAGGAGACATGAAAGGCGACTGTGATACAAGATCCCTCTTGTTGTATAATTTGTTTAGGAAATTTGATTATGATGTTGCTTTGTTAGTAAGCGCTCATTACCAACACGCATTAATTGCTGTAAATTTAGAAGGAGTTCAACCTAATGGAGTAGTGGCTGTAAATATTGATGGGAAAAAGTACTATTTATGGGAGACAACCGACACTGGATTTGAAGCAGGCAATATACCTATTCATATGGCAAATATGTCTTATTGGAAAATAGCATTATTATCTAACCAAATAAATAACTAA